A window from Thalassophryne amazonica chromosome 15, fThaAma1.1, whole genome shotgun sequence encodes these proteins:
- the mchr1a gene encoding melanin-concentrating hormone receptor 1, protein MHITCITLIHHVLEYVSYRCHFKIVNHSTDVSLNFSAILPVIFGIIYVLGIIGNCIVIYTILKKTKCRAKQTVPDIYFLNLSIVDLLFLLGMPFLIHQLLGNGTWHFGSAMCTAITALDSNSQIVSTYILTAMTFDRYLATVHPIRFNHIRTPCTAVLVIGVVWTLSLLTIIPVWMYTGLMPLTDGLVACALLLPDPVTDTYWFTLYQFFLAFAIPLAIICLVFFKILQNMATSVAPLPPRSLMIRTRKVTRMAVAICLAFFICWAPYYILQLVHLGVQKPSLAFSYAYNIAISMGYANSCINPFLYIALTFKRHFLRAIHHINRKFRIKPSTIDDASVNERMNPKRAEQQRASTIMIVPRQLPR, encoded by the exons ATGCACATCACCTGCATCACTTTAATACATCATGTTTTGGAATATGTTTCATACAGATGTCATTTTAAAATTGTCAATCATT CTACAGATGTGAGCCTGAACTTCAGTGCCATCCTTCCTGTCATCTTTGGCATCATCTACGTTCTGGGTATCATCGGAAACTGTATAGTCATCTACACCATCCTGAAGAAGACCAAGTGCCGTGCCAAGCAAACAGTTCCGGACATCTACTTCTTAAATTTGTCAATTGTTGATCTCCTCTTTCTTCTTGGAATGCCATTCCTCATCCACCAGTTGCTTGGCAACGGGACCTGGCACTTTGGATCCGCCATGTGCACGGCCATTACTGCGCTGGACTCCAACAGTCAGATCGTTAGTACTTACATCCTTACAGCAATGACCTTTGATCGCTACTTGGCCACCGTTCACCCGATTCGTTTTAACCATATCCGCACACCCTGCACGGCTGTGCTGGTCATTGGGGTGGTGTGGACTCTGTCCCTGCTCACCATCATCCCTGTGTGGATGTACACAGGCTTGATGCCCTTGACAGATGGCCTGGTGGCCTGTGCTCTCCTGCTGCCTGACCCTGTCACTGACACATACTGGTTTACACTGTACCAGTTCTTTTTGGCCTTTGCTATACCCTTGGCCATCATCTGCTTGGTGTTCTTCAAGATTCTCCAAAACATGGCCACCAGTGTTGCACCACTCCCTCCCCGGAGTTTGATGATTCGCACCAGGAAAGTGACCCGCATGGCTGTGGCCATCTGCCTTGCATTTTTCATCTGCTGGGCCCCCTACTATATCCTGCAGCTGGTTCACTTGGGGGTGCAGAAGCCAAGCTTAGCGTTTTCTTATGCCTACAACATAGCCATTAGCATGGGATATGCTAACAGTTGCATCAACCCATTTCTGTACATTGCCCTCACCTTCAAGAGGCATTTCCTCAGAGCGATACATCACATCAATAGGAAGTTCCGCATAAAACCAAGCACCATAGATGATGCCAGTGTCAATGAGAGAATGAATCCAAAAAGGGCTGAGCAGCAGCGAGCCTCCACGATCATGATTGTGCCCCGCCAACTCCCACGTTGA